A stretch of the Aegilops tauschii subsp. strangulata cultivar AL8/78 chromosome 4, Aet v6.0, whole genome shotgun sequence genome encodes the following:
- the LOC109748619 gene encoding NAC domain-containing protein 71, whose protein sequence is MDHGFDGALQLPPGFRFHPTDEELVMYYLCRKCGGLPIAAPVIAEVDLYKFEPWRLPEKAAGGGPDAKEWYFFSPRDRKYPNGSRPNRAAGTGYWKATGADKPVGSPRPVAIKKALVFYAGKPPKGVKTNWIMHEYRLADVDRSAAARKKSNNALRLDDWVLCRIYNKKGVIERYDTADSDAADVKPAPAPAAKNSRPGQYHAAGPAMKVELSDYGFYQQPSPPATEMLCFDRSGSADRDSNSNHSMPRLHTDSSSSERALSSPSPDFPSDMDYAESQHAAGLAEGWPGDDWGGVIDDDGFVIDGSLIFDPPSPGAFARDAAAFGDMLTYLQKPF, encoded by the exons ATGGACCACGGCTTCGACGGCGCGCTCCAGCTGCCCCCGGGGTTCAGGTTCCACCCCACGGACGAGGAGCTGGTGATGTACTACCTGTGCCGCAAGTGCGGCGGCCTGCCCATCGCCGCGCCGGTGATCGCCGAGGTCGACCTGTACAAGTTCGAGCCGTGGCGGTTGCCGGAGAAGGCGGCGGGAGGAGGGCCGGACGCCAAGGAGTGGTACTTCTTCTCGCCGCGCGACCGCAAGTACCCCAACGGGTCGCGGCCGAACCGCGCCGCCGGGACTGGGTACTGGAAGGCCACGGGTGCCGACAAGCCCGTGGGGTCGCCCCGCCCCGTGGCCATCAAGAAGGCCCTCGTCTTCTACGCCGGCAAGCCCCCCAAGGGCGTCAAGACCAACTGGATCATGCACGAGTACCGCCTCGCCGACGTCgaccgctccgccgccgcccgcaagAAGTCCAACAACGCGCTCAGG CTGGATGACTGGGTGCTCTGCCGAATCTACAACAAGAAGGGCGTCATCGAGCGGTACGACACGGCGGACTCCGACGCCGCCGACGTCaagccggcgccggcgccggctgCCAAGAACTCGCGGCCGGGCCAGTACCACGCTGCTGGGCCGGCGATGAAGGTCGAGCTGTCCGACTACGGGTTCTACCAGCAGCCGTCGCCGCCGGCCACGGAGATGCTCTGCTTCGACCGCTCCGGGTCGGCGGACCGGGACTCGAACTCGAACCACTCCATGCCGCGCCTGCACACGGACTCCAGCTCCTCGGAGCGCGCGCTGTCCTCGCCCTCGCCCGACTTCCCGAGCGACATGGACTACGCGGAGAGCCAGCACGCGGCCGGCCTCGCCGAGGGATGGCCGGGCGACGACTGGGGCGGCGTCATAGACGACGACGGGTTCGTCATCGACGGCTCGCTCATCTTCGACCCGCCGTCGCCGGGCGCCTTCGCCCGCGACGCCGCCGCGTTCGGCGACATGCTCACGTACCTGCAGAAACCGTTCTGA